A portion of the Paucilactobacillus hokkaidonensis JCM 18461 genome contains these proteins:
- a CDS encoding NADH-dependent flavin oxidoreductase: MTYKFLEPYSFKNGVTIKNRIVIPPMTEASSLENGAISKDELTYFRLHTGGVGMFITPVANVIASGKGFEGELSVADDKMLPGLTRLAETIKHDGTKAILQIFHAGRMSNSKILRGESSVSASAVAALRPNAETPAALTEVEIDQIIAAFGAATHRAIEAGFDGVELHGANTYLTQQFFSPHSNRRTDKWGGSLENRMRFNLAVIESVQQAVKTYATKPFIVGYRISPEEIEEPGIRLADTLKFIDVLAEQPIDYLHLSMGYAWRTSLNDKSDDEPIVLKVKKQLAGRLPLISVGSIETPSDAEKLIDAGVDFVALGRESLREPHWVQKVIAGQENAIRYTVAESDFEELGINSAFHDFLELLNADLHIVGSKQGKDEFDKQMGGVEGGA, encoded by the coding sequence ATGACCTACAAATTTTTAGAACCGTATTCTTTTAAAAATGGCGTAACGATTAAGAATAGAATTGTCATTCCACCAATGACTGAGGCCTCCAGTCTTGAAAATGGAGCCATTTCTAAAGATGAATTAACTTATTTTCGATTACATACAGGCGGTGTTGGTATGTTTATTACACCAGTTGCTAATGTAATCGCTAGTGGTAAAGGATTCGAGGGTGAACTATCGGTTGCTGATGACAAAATGCTTCCTGGATTAACTAGGTTAGCTGAAACAATCAAACATGATGGTACTAAAGCGATTTTACAAATTTTTCATGCGGGCCGGATGTCTAATTCAAAAATTCTGAGAGGTGAGTCATCGGTTAGTGCTAGTGCGGTTGCTGCATTGAGACCGAATGCTGAAACCCCAGCAGCACTTACTGAAGTTGAAATTGATCAGATCATTGCCGCTTTCGGTGCGGCTACCCACCGTGCAATTGAAGCTGGTTTTGATGGAGTTGAATTGCATGGGGCCAATACTTATTTGACGCAGCAGTTCTTTTCACCACATTCTAATCGACGAACCGATAAATGGGGTGGTTCCCTTGAAAACCGAATGCGCTTTAATTTAGCAGTGATTGAATCTGTTCAACAGGCGGTCAAAACATATGCAACGAAGCCATTTATTGTGGGCTATCGAATTTCACCTGAAGAGATTGAAGAGCCTGGAATTCGACTTGCCGACACATTAAAATTTATTGACGTTTTAGCTGAACAGCCAATTGATTATCTGCACTTATCCATGGGATATGCTTGGAGAACATCACTGAATGATAAGTCGGATGATGAACCAATTGTCTTGAAAGTTAAAAAACAGTTAGCTGGACGTCTACCATTGATTTCTGTTGGGTCGATCGAAACTCCTAGTGATGCTGAAAAGTTGATTGACGCAGGGGTTGATTTTGTAGCACTCGGACGAGAGAGTTTAAGAGAACCACATTGGGTTCAAAAGGTGATTGCCGGTCAAGAAAATGCAATTCGCTACACAGTGGCAGAGTCTGATTTTGAAGAGTTAGGCATCAATTCTGCATTTCACGATTTTCTCGAATTATTGAATGCGGACTTGCATATTGTTGGATCTAAGCAGGGTAAAGATGAGTTTGACAAGCAAATGGGTGGCGTCGAAGGTGGCGCTTAA
- a CDS encoding excinuclease ABC subunit A: MDYINEPHGVFFMIDNKSFYASVESMTRGINPLKSVLVVMSETANTGSGLVLAASPQAKKLFGISNVSRQYEVPKDERIIVAPPRMNLYIQRNVAVNKMYRTFVADADCYPYSIDESILDMTKSWQLFGDSPLAVARHIQKKIRGKFGLYTTVGIGENPLQAKLALDLIAKKDHELIGTLSYATMPEKIWPITKLNKVWSIGQRTQAHLNRLGINSMDDLAHYNPYQLKQEMGIIGTQLFALAWGIDHSQLHQLVKVRDKSWSNSQVLPRDYKQQNEIELVIREVGMQVASRMRHHQQQAGCINLAVGFSYADSTQDGRGGFSHSMRIDPTDSSHTLIEYLLKLFRQFWEGQSIRNIMVGFSKLSPRTGMQLNLFQNPQRQIKNDSFERVLDRIRDRFGITALIPASSLLKGGTMIERASLVGGHNGGNSYD; encoded by the coding sequence ATGGATTATATAAATGAACCTCATGGAGTCTTTTTTATGATTGATAACAAATCGTTTTATGCCAGCGTTGAAAGTATGACTCGTGGAATCAACCCATTAAAGTCTGTACTGGTAGTTATGTCTGAAACTGCCAATACTGGTAGTGGGCTTGTTTTAGCTGCCTCACCGCAGGCTAAAAAATTATTTGGTATTAGTAATGTTTCGCGCCAATATGAAGTGCCAAAAGATGAACGAATTATTGTTGCGCCACCAAGAATGAATTTATACATTCAACGTAATGTAGCGGTTAACAAAATGTATCGCACATTTGTCGCCGATGCTGATTGCTATCCCTATTCGATTGATGAATCAATTTTAGATATGACCAAATCATGGCAATTATTTGGTGATAGTCCGCTGGCAGTTGCTCGGCACATTCAAAAAAAGATTCGTGGTAAATTTGGATTGTATACCACTGTTGGGATTGGTGAGAATCCATTGCAAGCAAAATTGGCGCTTGATTTAATTGCAAAAAAAGATCATGAGTTAATTGGAACACTGAGCTATGCCACGATGCCAGAAAAGATTTGGCCAATTACTAAATTGAACAAGGTTTGGAGCATTGGTCAGCGGACACAAGCACATTTGAATCGACTTGGCATTAATAGCATGGATGATCTAGCACACTACAATCCATACCAACTGAAACAAGAAATGGGAATAATTGGTACTCAATTATTTGCATTGGCCTGGGGGATTGATCATAGTCAGCTACATCAGTTAGTTAAAGTTCGCGATAAAAGCTGGAGTAATTCACAAGTTTTGCCACGCGATTATAAACAGCAAAACGAAATTGAACTCGTCATTCGAGAAGTGGGCATGCAAGTTGCATCAAGGATGCGACATCATCAACAACAGGCAGGGTGCATTAACTTAGCTGTTGGTTTTTCATATGCTGATAGTACGCAAGATGGTCGGGGCGGTTTTAGCCATTCAATGCGGATTGATCCTACTGATAGTAGTCATACCTTGATTGAATATTTACTGAAACTTTTTCGGCAGTTCTGGGAAGGGCAAAGTATTCGTAATATTATGGTGGGCTTTTCTAAATTATCGCCACGTACGGGGATGCAACTGAATCTATTTCAAAATCCGCAACGACAAATTAAAAATGATTCTTTTGAACGGGTTTTAGATCGGATCAGAGATCGTTTTGGGATCACGGCACTGATTCCAGCTAGTAGTTTACTTAAAGGTGGCACAATGATTGAACGAGCATCACTGGTTGGCGGCCACAATGGAGGGAATAGTTATGACTGA
- a CDS encoding MFS transporter, with translation MPATVSNKVKLAILSGGLLSFIGVLVETSMNVTFPTLINELHVSLPTIQWLTTGYLLLVTIVMSTTAYILKRFAAQKIFLFATLTCLIGSIFCIFAPNFIVLMVGRLLQAISTGLSTPLMFHLIFSSVPTKKLGLYTGFASVIISLAPALGPTYGGVLTSLWSWRSIFIGTIPIIILVGLLGAWSIDQPATGVSKHSFDYLGVVGLAIVFTSIILTFNEAGQFGWLSSSFRIGAILSIIIIGLFIIYAIKGNRKLIDYSILQYPILRFRLFSYFGLQFINIGLSFILPLFAQTVLHSSAMEAGLMLLPGSLLGAAIGPIAGRIYDRTGPFIPLVTGGILMLCGTTLFWLLTKQLNFWLITSIYTLIRIGFNAGFGTSISDGSLQVPLQNKSDQNSLFSMMQQYAGSLGTGISAAVISGVAIMYPHLNTVSANVTGTRFSFILLIGLSIAILLSVIVAQTKYRQQPHIK, from the coding sequence ATGCCTGCGACAGTTTCAAATAAAGTTAAACTAGCGATTTTATCGGGCGGATTATTATCATTTATTGGTGTACTAGTTGAAACATCCATGAATGTTACTTTTCCAACTTTAATTAATGAATTACACGTTAGTTTACCGACCATTCAGTGGTTAACGACCGGCTATTTACTACTGGTAACCATTGTGATGAGTACCACTGCATATATCTTAAAACGATTTGCTGCTCAAAAAATATTTTTATTTGCTACGTTGACTTGTTTAATCGGTAGTATTTTTTGTATTTTTGCGCCTAATTTTATTGTCCTCATGGTGGGCCGCCTACTACAAGCAATCTCAACTGGATTATCAACTCCGTTAATGTTTCATCTTATTTTTTCTAGTGTGCCCACTAAAAAGTTAGGTCTCTATACTGGTTTTGCCAGTGTTATCATTTCACTGGCTCCTGCCCTTGGGCCAACTTATGGTGGTGTTTTAACTAGTTTATGGTCTTGGCGTTCGATTTTTATTGGCACCATTCCAATTATTATTTTAGTTGGTTTGTTAGGCGCGTGGAGTATCGATCAACCGGCCACCGGCGTTAGTAAGCATTCATTTGATTATTTAGGTGTGGTTGGTTTAGCAATTGTTTTTACATCAATTATATTAACCTTCAATGAGGCCGGACAATTTGGCTGGCTATCGAGTTCATTTCGAATCGGGGCAATCCTTTCAATCATTATAATCGGTCTATTCATTATTTATGCCATTAAAGGGAATCGCAAATTGATTGATTATTCAATTTTACAATATCCGATTCTAAGATTTCGGTTATTTAGTTATTTTGGCCTTCAATTCATCAATATTGGATTATCATTCATTTTGCCATTATTTGCACAAACAGTTCTGCATAGTTCCGCAATGGAAGCGGGGCTAATGCTATTACCAGGTTCACTGTTAGGTGCCGCTATTGGCCCCATTGCTGGTAGGATCTATGATCGCACTGGTCCATTTATTCCTTTAGTTACTGGTGGAATACTGATGCTGTGTGGAACCACCTTATTTTGGTTATTAACTAAACAACTAAACTTTTGGTTGATTACATCAATTTACACCCTTATCCGGATTGGATTTAACGCTGGTTTTGGAACTTCAATTTCGGATGGCAGCCTGCAAGTGCCATTACAAAATAAATCCGATCAAAATTCATTATTCAGTATGATGCAACAATACGCTGGATCTCTTGGTACCGGTATTTCAGCCGCTGTTATCTCCGGAGTCGCCATTATGTATCCCCATTTAAATACAGTATCAGCTAACGTTACCGGCACCCGATTTAGTTTTATCTTATTAATCGGATTATCCATTGCCATTTTGCTATCCGTTATTGTGGCTCAAACTAAATATCGACAACAGCCGCATATCAAATAA
- a CDS encoding beta-galactosidase small subunit: protein MANANNKLHVIYGDATLGLEGDHFHYIFSYDRGGLESLVQNDKEWLYRVPKPQFWRATTDNDRGNHFSQNSAMWLAADMFSHCIKIDVKVDGKLIDLPIAPSNNQYSNNEFADQVELRFAYQTTTVPATTVDVKYLVTAAGSIQIKSHYHGNTQLPELPAFGIQLIMPTAATGFTYQGLSGETYPDRLAGGASGQYHINGLPVTKYMVPQECGMHMQTDWLQITRDQTLNNVDQSRKPFNLKINSQETPFAFSCLPYTAEELENATHIEELPIARRTVLSIMGAVRGVGGIDSWGADVEDQYHISAAHDIEFSVEIAKPTFDA from the coding sequence ATGGCAAACGCGAATAACAAACTGCATGTAATCTATGGTGATGCCACACTGGGACTCGAAGGCGACCATTTCCACTATATTTTTAGTTATGATCGTGGCGGACTAGAATCATTGGTTCAAAACGACAAGGAGTGGCTTTATCGGGTTCCAAAACCCCAATTTTGGCGTGCCACTACTGATAACGATCGTGGTAATCACTTTTCGCAAAATTCAGCCATGTGGCTAGCGGCTGACATGTTTAGCCACTGTATTAAAATAGATGTTAAGGTTGATGGAAAACTGATTGACCTGCCAATTGCACCTAGTAACAACCAATATTCTAACAATGAGTTTGCTGATCAGGTAGAACTGCGATTTGCTTATCAAACCACAACTGTTCCAGCAACAACAGTTGATGTTAAATACCTTGTTACTGCCGCTGGTTCAATTCAGATAAAATCTCATTATCATGGCAATACCCAACTGCCTGAATTACCAGCATTTGGTATCCAACTAATTATGCCCACTGCTGCAACTGGATTCACGTATCAAGGCTTGTCTGGCGAAACTTATCCAGATCGTTTAGCTGGCGGTGCTAGTGGTCAATACCACATTAATGGCCTACCAGTCACTAAATACATGGTGCCACAAGAATGCGGCATGCATATGCAAACTGATTGGCTTCAAATCACACGTGATCAAACGTTGAACAATGTCGATCAATCACGAAAACCGTTTAATCTCAAAATTAACAGTCAGGAAACTCCCTTTGCATTCAGTTGTTTGCCATATACAGCTGAAGAGCTGGAAAACGCCACTCATATCGAAGAATTGCCAATTGCCAGACGGACAGTGCTTTCAATTATGGGTGCCGTTCGTGGAGTTGGTGGCATTGATAGTTGGGGTGCTGATGTGGAAGATCAATATCATATTTCGGCCGCACACGATATCGAATTTTCAGTTGAAATTGCCAAACCAACATTTGACGCGTAA
- a CDS encoding glycoside hydrolase family 2 TIM barrel-domain containing protein: MKPSIKWLDDPTVFRVGQLAAHSDHQYFRSVDEVAANNSSYSQSLDGQWQFNFATSPMNRIKNFYEADFNSASFDHIKVPQHIEMAGYSQIHYINTLYAWEGKVYRRPAFALGADDDQAGTFSTGNDNQVGQYIKHFDLNPSLRDQSISICFEGVEKAMYVWLNGHFLGYAEDSFTPSEFDLTPYIKSTDNILAVEVFEHSTASYLEDQDFFQFFGIFRSVHLDAKPAVHVTDLHIKPQLNADNTTGTLNIDLKMAAADFQVATVQLTVTDQENNILALQEKPAAKSVTADKSIFDDVRLWSHSDPYLYNLTITVKDANGKALEIIPYDFGFRRIEIKAKVMMLNDQRLIINGVNRHEWNAKTGRCITKENMKQDLQTFHDLNINADRTCHYPNQIPWYYLCDQQGIYVMAETNLETHGTWQKMGVDEPSYNVPGSVPQWLPAIMDRAKNNYELLKNHTSILFWSLGNEAYAGDDLAQMNAYYKTTDPTRLTHYEGVFHNQKYRDQISDVESRMYDSPTSIAKYLSNNPDKPFLNCEYMHDMGNSLGGMQSYDELFDRFDMYQGGFIWDFIDQSLLVPDEVTSKPVLRYGGDFDDRHSDYEFSGDGLLFGDHTLKPATQEVAYYYGKRE, from the coding sequence GTGAAACCGTCAATTAAATGGTTAGACGATCCAACTGTGTTTCGTGTTGGTCAATTAGCAGCACACAGTGACCATCAATATTTTCGTTCTGTCGACGAAGTAGCTGCCAATAATAGCAGTTACTCGCAAAGCTTGGATGGTCAATGGCAATTTAATTTTGCTACCAGTCCAATGAACAGAATCAAGAATTTCTACGAAGCAGATTTTAACAGTGCCAGTTTTGATCACATTAAAGTGCCACAACACATTGAAATGGCTGGATATAGTCAAATTCACTATATTAATACGTTATATGCATGGGAAGGTAAAGTTTATCGCCGACCAGCTTTTGCGTTAGGTGCGGACGACGATCAAGCAGGAACTTTTAGTACCGGAAACGATAATCAAGTGGGGCAATACATTAAACATTTTGACTTAAACCCTAGCTTGCGTGATCAATCGATTTCGATTTGCTTTGAAGGTGTAGAAAAAGCAATGTATGTATGGTTAAATGGTCATTTTCTCGGCTATGCTGAAGACAGTTTTACCCCATCAGAATTTGATTTAACACCATACATTAAATCGACCGACAATATTTTAGCGGTCGAAGTATTTGAGCATAGCACCGCCTCTTATTTGGAAGACCAAGACTTCTTCCAATTTTTCGGAATTTTTAGAAGTGTCCATCTGGATGCCAAGCCCGCTGTTCACGTTACTGATCTTCATATTAAGCCCCAGCTCAATGCGGATAATACTACTGGAACTTTAAATATTGATTTAAAGATGGCCGCAGCAGATTTTCAAGTAGCTACGGTCCAACTGACGGTAACCGATCAAGAGAATAATATTCTCGCATTACAAGAAAAGCCGGCCGCAAAATCAGTAACAGCTGATAAAAGTATTTTTGACGACGTCCGTTTGTGGTCACATTCTGATCCTTATCTCTACAATTTGACCATCACAGTTAAAGATGCCAATGGCAAAGCACTCGAAATCATCCCTTATGATTTTGGTTTCCGCCGCATTGAAATCAAGGCTAAAGTTATGATGCTTAACGATCAGCGCCTAATTATTAATGGCGTTAATCGTCATGAATGGAATGCCAAAACTGGTCGCTGCATTACTAAAGAAAACATGAAACAAGATTTACAGACTTTTCATGATTTAAATATTAATGCCGATCGGACATGTCACTATCCAAACCAAATTCCATGGTATTACCTTTGTGATCAACAAGGCATTTATGTCATGGCTGAAACTAACTTGGAAACGCATGGAACCTGGCAAAAGATGGGCGTGGATGAGCCTTCATACAACGTTCCTGGTTCAGTACCACAATGGCTACCAGCAATCATGGATCGCGCTAAAAATAACTATGAATTACTTAAAAATCACACTTCAATTTTATTTTGGTCACTCGGCAACGAAGCATACGCCGGTGACGATTTAGCACAGATGAACGCATATTATAAAACTACTGATCCAACCCGTTTAACACACTATGAGGGTGTTTTCCATAATCAAAAATACCGCGATCAGATTTCAGATGTGGAAAGTCGAATGTATGATTCACCAACTTCAATTGCAAAATATTTGTCGAATAACCCGGATAAACCCTTTCTTAACTGTGAATATATGCATGATATGGGTAATTCGCTGGGTGGCATGCAGTCATATGATGAATTGTTTGATCGCTTTGATATGTACCAAGGTGGCTTTATTTGGGACTTTATCGACCAATCTTTATTAGTACCCGATGAAGTCACAAGCAAACCGGTATTACGCTATGGTGGTGATTTTGATGACCGCCATTCCGACTATGAATTTTCAGGTGATGGTTTATTGTTTGGTGACCATACACTTAAACCAGCAACCCAGGAGGTGGCCTATTATTATGGCAAACGCGAATAA
- a CDS encoding ABC transporter permease, which translates to MNFLKRAWLSLIAKKGRSVLLILVTSAIMLFVLAGMLIHNAADTATTNAKQSVGASLTLSANREAAFKSMQKGTSSSSKPKLTTTPVKLSNAKKIAQLNNVSSYNATASTSVNAKSFDAISTSSSSGPGEQTSSSSGDIAVTGVTNTSQVSSFEDETNKITKGRGLTSADKNSNNTVIESDLAKQNNVSVGDTIKVKSTTGTKKTYKLKVVGIYKASSSASTQQGPGATDPANTIYTSYTFANTIKGSKYANTADSVTFTIANPSQVSSVKQAGNKVINNSKFTLATNDSSYQTVKAAMNNVKSFADKIVWLVAIAGTIILALIVILMIRERRHEIGVLLSLGEARWKIIGQFFAEMVIVLIVAIGIAGIGGKFVGDKLGDQLVSQQTSSSAATISAPGDKSVQMSGKPGGTGGTGGGSAVQSGGPGGTGTSGSTQQTDLDVNVTMLNMVELGGFGLVIMFLSTMIASGGILRLQPKKVLIE; encoded by the coding sequence ATGAATTTCTTAAAACGTGCGTGGCTAAGCTTAATCGCTAAAAAAGGGCGCTCAGTATTATTAATTCTGGTAACATCAGCAATTATGTTATTCGTGCTGGCGGGGATGTTAATCCATAACGCGGCAGATACTGCGACTACCAATGCGAAACAAAGCGTAGGTGCAAGCTTAACACTGTCAGCCAACCGTGAGGCAGCATTTAAAAGTATGCAAAAAGGGACTAGCTCTAGTTCTAAGCCCAAACTAACGACGACGCCAGTTAAATTGAGTAATGCTAAAAAGATTGCCCAACTGAACAATGTGTCTAGTTATAATGCAACGGCCTCAACCTCTGTGAACGCAAAGAGTTTTGATGCGATCTCTACATCTTCATCGTCTGGTCCGGGTGAACAAACCAGTAGTAGTTCCGGTGATATTGCTGTGACCGGTGTTACTAATACGAGCCAGGTATCGAGTTTTGAGGATGAAACCAACAAGATTACTAAGGGGCGTGGACTGACCAGTGCAGATAAAAATTCTAATAATACTGTAATTGAATCTGACCTGGCTAAGCAAAACAATGTTAGTGTGGGCGACACAATCAAAGTTAAGTCAACGACTGGTACTAAGAAAACTTACAAATTGAAAGTTGTGGGTATTTATAAGGCTTCCTCAAGTGCTTCAACGCAACAAGGGCCAGGAGCAACGGATCCTGCCAATACAATTTATACTTCGTACACATTTGCAAACACAATTAAAGGTAGTAAGTATGCTAATACTGCTGATTCAGTGACGTTTACGATTGCAAACCCATCGCAAGTAAGCAGTGTAAAGCAGGCCGGCAATAAAGTTATTAATAATTCTAAATTTACGTTAGCTACAAACGATAGTAGTTATCAAACGGTTAAAGCGGCAATGAATAATGTGAAGTCATTTGCTGACAAGATCGTCTGGTTGGTAGCAATTGCCGGAACAATTATTCTAGCGTTAATTGTAATTTTGATGATTCGTGAGCGCAGACATGAAATTGGTGTGTTGCTTTCATTAGGTGAGGCACGCTGGAAAATTATTGGACAGTTCTTTGCTGAAATGGTAATCGTACTGATTGTAGCGATTGGGATTGCTGGAATTGGTGGAAAATTTGTTGGTGATAAATTAGGAGATCAACTAGTAAGTCAACAAACATCATCAAGTGCAGCAACAATTTCGGCACCTGGAGATAAGAGTGTACAAATGAGTGGTAAACCAGGTGGCACTGGCGGAACCGGTGGCGGTTCAGCAGTTCAAAGCGGTGGTCCAGGAGGTACTGGTACGAGCGGTAGTACGCAGCAAACAGATCTTGACGTCAATGTAACTATGTTAAATATGGTTGAATTAGGCGGATTTGGTTTGGTAATTATGTTCTTATCAACAATGATAGCATCGGGTGGTATTTTGAGATTGCAGCCTAAAAAGGTGTTAATAGAATAG
- a CDS encoding ABC transporter ATP-binding protein yields MLKTKDLGYWYDNPKNSLFENVNLEFEAGQSYAIVGQSGSGKTTFLSLIAGLDKPKSGSIEFEGKDIGQIGLTNYRKKDVSIIFQSYNLFTYMSPLNNLLTAMAITESSHTGDKAFAADMLRKLGLTDEQMKQNVQQLSGGQQQRVAIARTMVCDARLVVADEPTGNLDEDNTAEVIELFQQIAHEQHKCVVIVTHESTVANACDNAYRLEKHEFSVI; encoded by the coding sequence ATGTTAAAAACCAAAGACCTAGGCTACTGGTACGACAACCCAAAAAACAGCCTATTTGAAAATGTAAATTTAGAATTTGAAGCAGGACAATCCTACGCAATTGTGGGCCAAAGTGGTTCTGGTAAGACAACATTTCTGTCATTGATAGCTGGATTGGATAAACCTAAATCAGGTTCAATCGAGTTTGAAGGTAAAGATATTGGCCAGATTGGTTTAACGAATTATCGTAAAAAAGATGTTTCAATCATCTTTCAGTCTTATAATCTGTTCACTTACATGTCACCATTGAATAATCTATTAACGGCAATGGCAATTACGGAGTCTAGTCATACGGGTGATAAAGCCTTTGCGGCGGATATGCTTCGCAAATTGGGGCTAACTGATGAACAAATGAAGCAAAATGTGCAACAGCTTTCTGGTGGACAGCAGCAACGGGTTGCCATTGCAAGAACAATGGTTTGTGATGCCAGGCTAGTAGTTGCGGATGAACCTACCGGTAACTTGGATGAGGATAATACTGCGGAAGTAATTGAGTTGTTTCAACAAATTGCCCACGAACAGCATAAATGTGTGGTTATCGTGACTCATGAATCGACAGTTGCCAATGCATGTGATAATGCATATCGATTGGAGAAACACGAATTCAGTGTCATCTGA
- a CDS encoding NUDIX hydrolase, giving the protein MADYVHEIRKLVGHRPIILNTAAGILVNENGEVLLNERVDTHNWSLPGGYLEYGETYAQACVREYEEDSGVKVAIKARIDIFDVGDVHYPNGDVTQTISGLFLVEQVGGQLLQSKTDETLSLAYFPFNELPPLLNQQTADMLAAADKFMNARK; this is encoded by the coding sequence ATGGCAGATTATGTTCATGAAATTCGCAAACTGGTGGGTCATCGTCCAATAATTTTGAATACAGCAGCTGGTATTTTAGTTAATGAAAATGGTGAGGTGCTCTTGAATGAACGCGTTGATACTCATAATTGGAGTCTTCCCGGCGGTTATCTTGAATATGGCGAGACATATGCCCAAGCGTGTGTGCGGGAATATGAGGAAGACAGTGGAGTCAAAGTAGCCATTAAAGCACGAATTGATATTTTCGATGTGGGTGATGTCCATTATCCGAATGGTGATGTAACCCAAACGATTTCAGGATTATTTTTGGTTGAACAAGTGGGTGGTCAGTTGCTACAAAGTAAAACTGATGAGACACTGAGCCTTGCGTATTTTCCATTTAATGAATTACCGCCATTATTGAATCAGCAAACGGCAGATATGTTGGCTGCCGCAGATAAATTTATGAACGCGCGAAAATGA
- a CDS encoding SDR family oxidoreductase, whose protein sequence is MEQALQDKRILVLGGTSGLGKQISVQSLVAGANVTVIGRNKTRLNKAVRDLNVVSPQVTGESFDVSDQRAFKQFLNGTTKFDHIVSMLGGAMGGGFLSSSVAEIRAAIEQKFFVNLIIAQTVVPYLNEYGSLIFTGGAGGHPYDASGAIIGNQAIKTMVEGLAVEAAPKIRVNAVAPTWTPTGLWRELDQQNLKANEVGMISQIPLKRVSKPQEVASAYLFLMQNKFVTGQVINVDGGISVN, encoded by the coding sequence ATGGAACAAGCATTGCAGGATAAACGAATATTAGTTTTAGGCGGGACCTCCGGATTAGGTAAGCAAATAAGTGTTCAATCACTAGTGGCTGGTGCTAATGTGACGGTTATTGGTCGTAATAAAACACGCTTGAATAAGGCGGTACGAGATTTAAACGTAGTTAGTCCACAGGTGACTGGCGAATCATTTGATGTTAGTGATCAAAGGGCATTCAAACAGTTTTTGAATGGAACAACTAAATTTGATCACATAGTTTCGATGCTTGGAGGTGCAATGGGTGGAGGCTTTTTAAGCTCATCGGTTGCAGAAATTCGAGCAGCAATTGAACAAAAATTTTTCGTTAATTTAATAATTGCACAAACGGTGGTGCCATATTTAAATGAGTATGGGAGCTTGATCTTTACTGGTGGAGCAGGTGGACATCCATATGATGCTTCAGGAGCGATTATTGGCAATCAGGCAATTAAGACCATGGTGGAAGGATTAGCGGTGGAAGCTGCACCAAAAATTCGGGTGAATGCAGTTGCTCCAACTTGGACACCAACTGGTTTATGGCGTGAACTTGACCAACAGAATCTAAAGGCAAACGAAGTTGGTATGATTAGCCAAATCCCATTAAAGCGGGTTTCAAAACCGCAAGAAGTGGCCAGTGCATACCTGTTTTTAATGCAGAATAAGTTTGTGACCGGGCAAGTAATCAATGTTGATGGTGGTATTTCGGTTAATTAG
- a CDS encoding nucleoside 2-deoxyribosyltransferase gives MYKNKVYLASPFFSDQQKERIDIVTAALRQNSSIDATEIYNPQEHQEETLPFASHEWQDSVFATDMRQVKRADVVVGILDYKYEENNLEPDAGTIFEIGAAWAWSIPVVMVQFNPENELNLMLARSHTAMFTGDKIKAGLEEYDFNNLPTHWTDMKVF, from the coding sequence ATGTATAAAAATAAAGTTTATCTTGCAAGCCCATTTTTCTCTGATCAACAAAAAGAACGCATTGATATTGTAACAGCCGCACTGAGACAAAACAGTTCAATCGATGCTACTGAAATTTATAATCCACAAGAACATCAAGAAGAAACATTACCGTTTGCATCACACGAATGGCAAGATTCTGTTTTTGCAACAGACATGCGTCAGGTCAAACGTGCAGATGTCGTGGTAGGTATTTTAGATTACAAATATGAAGAAAACAATTTAGAACCAGATGCTGGTACAATTTTCGAAATTGGTGCAGCTTGGGCATGGAGCATCCCCGTCGTGATGGTTCAATTTAACCCAGAAAACGAACTAAACCTGATGTTAGCCCGTTCACACACCGCCATGTTCACCGGTGATAAAATAAAGGCTGGATTAGAAGAATATGATTTCAATAATTTACCAACTCATTGGACAGATATGAAGGTATTTTAA